A stretch of Myxococcus hansupus DNA encodes these proteins:
- a CDS encoding SMP-30/gluconolactonase/LRE family protein, giving the protein MKTLKWMSRFAVTTLLTLGCDSEEPDVVEDDAPSLTRCHPFAARDTSPARSQRAAGAPTEVNAWTTPAPPAYEGPLAVNSGLENAERFGETLLRGAEDIVFDAQGTLYTGTQDGTVWRAPIDAEGRPATFTALATLPDARPLGLAFDSCGNLLVAAGRRGLIGISADGVVRTLADRVDGTLIEYADELAVAADGTVYLTDASTRYSSAWPYDFLEGKPNGRVVAYEPTTGEVRVLVDDIYFANGVAVTADESAVLIAETFRGRVLRHWLSGARAGTTEPFVENLPVTPDNITLDAQGHLWTTGYLRTDELDALSGSAEQRLGLLQNFTYEQLVAGFPIAPHVLVTVHDAQGNLVRSFHDATGGLFPLSTAVPQGAWLYVGTLSGQGIARVPVP; this is encoded by the coding sequence ATGAAGACACTCAAGTGGATGAGCCGCTTTGCCGTGACGACGTTGTTGACCCTGGGCTGCGACAGCGAGGAGCCGGATGTCGTGGAGGACGACGCGCCCTCGTTGACCCGGTGCCATCCTTTCGCTGCCCGTGACACCTCACCCGCGCGCTCGCAACGCGCGGCGGGCGCCCCCACGGAAGTCAACGCCTGGACGACGCCGGCACCGCCCGCCTACGAAGGGCCGCTCGCGGTGAACAGCGGACTGGAGAACGCGGAGCGCTTCGGGGAGACGCTGCTCCGCGGCGCCGAAGACATCGTGTTCGACGCGCAAGGCACGCTGTACACCGGCACCCAGGATGGAACGGTCTGGCGGGCCCCCATCGACGCGGAGGGCCGCCCCGCGACCTTCACGGCGTTGGCGACCCTGCCCGACGCGCGTCCCCTGGGGCTGGCCTTTGACTCCTGCGGCAACCTGCTGGTCGCCGCGGGACGGCGAGGGCTCATCGGAATCAGCGCCGACGGCGTCGTGCGCACGCTCGCGGACCGCGTCGATGGAACGCTCATCGAGTACGCGGACGAGCTGGCCGTCGCGGCGGATGGAACCGTGTACCTCACGGATGCCAGCACCCGGTACAGCAGTGCCTGGCCGTACGACTTCCTCGAAGGGAAGCCCAACGGCCGCGTCGTCGCGTACGAGCCCACCACGGGCGAAGTCCGTGTCCTCGTGGACGACATCTACTTCGCCAACGGCGTGGCGGTGACGGCGGATGAGAGCGCGGTGCTCATCGCGGAGACCTTCCGCGGGCGGGTGCTCCGGCACTGGCTCTCCGGCGCACGGGCGGGCACGACCGAGCCCTTCGTGGAGAACCTCCCCGTCACCCCGGACAACATCACCCTCGATGCCCAGGGCCACCTCTGGACAACGGGCTACCTGCGCACCGATGAACTGGACGCGCTCTCCGGAAGCGCCGAGCAGCGGCTGGGGCTCCTCCAGAACTTCACCTACGAGCAGCTCGTCGCCGGCTTCCCCATCGCGCCGCATGTGCTGGTGACGGTGCATGATGCGCAAGGCAACCTCGTGCGCAGTTTCCACGACGCCACCGGGGGCTTGTTCCCGCTCAGCACCGCGGTGCCGCAGGGCGCGTGGCTCTACGTGGGCACCCTCTCCGGACAAGGGATTGCACGCGTGCCCGTGCCTTGA
- a CDS encoding helicase-related protein yields the protein MNSSASSRPPIVVAELGPTNTGKTYRAIERMLEHGSGIMGFPLRLLAREVYDRVTARVGEGRVALMTGEEKRLPPRPDYWICTVEAMPTDRVADFVAVDEIQLAAHRERGHVFTDRLLHARGRKETWFLGADTMRPMLQTLIPHASVKRATRLSQLRYSGHRSLKSLPPRSAVVAFSADRVYELAESLRRLRGGVAVVLGALSPRTRNAQVAMYQSGEVQYLVATDAIGMGLNLDLNHVAFAGLSKYDGAEQRDLFPDELAQIAGRAGRHLNDGSFGTLNTLPELSPRVVSAIETHRFPAVRNLIWRNSALDFSSAEALLDSLARAPGHQAFTRVERADDFDALKDLSRVPAIQDVATGQDRVELLWQVCQVPDFRKGLFGQHVALLRETFLQLTAGDGRLDPVWLSRQVSPLDDISGDIHTLMDRLAAIRIWTYISHRPGWLEDAGHWQERTRSIEDALGDALHERLVERFVQRAARRTSRRFVRATPQPASGSDSPFAKLGLLLSEVPGSGGAVLTEEQFVQRVVDAAHDAFEVDALGNIAFEGEPLARLVRGKDRRSPLLALAESEVWTAGARQRLERRLLALVRDLVTEAMGGFPAEALAGAGSSAPTRGLAYRLSEGLGVVSQGEAREQWRLLDAEARARLAAQGLCEGHRFFFVADALSPQALERRCMLTSLFQQRPSPKGVPREPVLNVSDVPGQEARAFGYEVLGSVALRVDIVERLCTALHHPHGERQVRALMQELRLEGGARARVLRELGGPAPAGGSPAKRRRRRRRGPSSSPERSGGRAPTSQAGGAPDGDGHAPGHGAGPRS from the coding sequence ATGAACTCCAGCGCATCCAGCCGGCCGCCCATCGTCGTGGCGGAGCTGGGGCCCACGAACACCGGGAAGACCTACCGGGCCATCGAGCGCATGCTCGAACACGGCTCGGGCATCATGGGGTTCCCGCTGCGCCTGCTTGCCCGTGAAGTCTACGACCGGGTGACCGCCCGGGTCGGTGAGGGCCGCGTCGCGCTGATGACGGGCGAGGAGAAGCGCCTCCCGCCGCGCCCCGACTACTGGATATGCACCGTCGAGGCGATGCCCACGGACCGGGTCGCGGACTTCGTGGCGGTGGATGAAATCCAGCTCGCCGCGCACCGTGAGCGGGGGCACGTCTTCACGGACCGGCTGCTCCACGCGCGCGGACGCAAGGAGACCTGGTTCCTGGGCGCGGACACGATGCGCCCCATGCTCCAGACGCTGATTCCCCACGCGTCGGTGAAGCGCGCCACGCGCCTGTCCCAGTTGCGCTATTCGGGGCATCGCTCGCTCAAGAGCCTGCCGCCGCGGTCGGCCGTGGTCGCGTTCTCCGCGGACCGCGTGTACGAACTCGCGGAGTCGCTGCGCCGGCTGCGGGGCGGCGTCGCCGTCGTCCTCGGCGCGCTCTCCCCGAGGACGCGCAACGCCCAGGTGGCCATGTATCAATCCGGGGAGGTCCAGTACCTGGTGGCCACGGATGCCATTGGCATGGGGCTGAACCTGGACCTGAACCACGTGGCCTTCGCCGGGTTGTCCAAGTACGACGGCGCGGAGCAACGCGACCTCTTTCCTGACGAGCTGGCGCAGATCGCCGGCCGCGCCGGGCGCCACCTGAACGACGGGAGCTTTGGCACGTTGAACACGCTGCCGGAGCTGTCGCCCCGGGTCGTCTCGGCCATCGAAACGCACCGCTTCCCCGCGGTGCGCAACCTCATCTGGCGCAACTCCGCGCTCGACTTCTCCAGCGCGGAGGCGCTGCTGGACTCGTTGGCGCGCGCCCCGGGCCACCAGGCCTTCACCCGCGTGGAGCGCGCGGATGACTTCGATGCGCTCAAGGATTTGTCGCGCGTGCCGGCCATCCAGGACGTGGCCACCGGCCAGGACCGGGTCGAGCTGCTGTGGCAGGTCTGCCAGGTTCCGGACTTTCGCAAGGGGCTCTTCGGACAACACGTGGCCCTGCTGCGCGAGACGTTCCTCCAGCTCACCGCGGGGGATGGCCGGCTGGACCCGGTCTGGCTGTCGCGGCAGGTCTCCCCGCTCGACGACATCTCCGGTGACATCCACACGCTGATGGACCGGCTGGCGGCCATCCGCATCTGGACGTACATCAGCCATCGCCCGGGGTGGCTGGAGGACGCCGGACATTGGCAGGAGCGCACCCGGAGCATCGAGGACGCGTTGGGCGATGCGCTCCATGAGCGGCTCGTCGAGCGTTTCGTGCAACGGGCGGCGCGCAGGACCTCCCGCCGGTTCGTCCGCGCCACCCCGCAACCCGCGTCCGGTTCGGACAGCCCCTTCGCCAAGCTGGGGCTTTTGTTGAGCGAGGTGCCGGGCTCGGGCGGCGCCGTGTTGACGGAGGAGCAGTTCGTCCAGCGCGTGGTCGACGCGGCCCATGACGCCTTCGAAGTGGACGCGTTGGGCAACATCGCGTTCGAAGGTGAGCCGTTGGCCAGGCTGGTGCGTGGCAAGGACCGGCGCTCACCGCTGCTCGCGCTCGCGGAGTCGGAGGTCTGGACGGCGGGGGCCCGGCAGCGGCTCGAGCGGCGGTTGCTGGCGCTGGTCCGCGACCTCGTCACGGAGGCGATGGGCGGCTTCCCTGCGGAGGCGCTCGCGGGCGCGGGCAGCTCCGCGCCGACGCGGGGCCTGGCCTACCGGCTGTCCGAAGGTCTGGGTGTTGTGTCCCAGGGCGAGGCGCGCGAGCAGTGGCGGCTGTTGGATGCCGAGGCCCGCGCGCGCCTGGCGGCACAGGGGCTCTGCGAGGGGCACCGCTTCTTCTTCGTCGCTGACGCACTCTCCCCGCAAGCCCTGGAGCGGCGCTGCATGCTGACGTCGCTGTTTCAGCAGCGGCCTTCGCCCAAGGGCGTTCCCCGGGAGCCGGTCCTGAACGTTTCGGACGTGCCGGGGCAGGAGGCGCGCGCCTTCGGTTATGAGGTGCTCGGGAGCGTGGCGCTGCGCGTCGACATCGTCGAGCGGCTCTGTACGGCGTTGCACCATCCCCACGGAGAGCGGCAGGTGCGTGCCTTGATGCAGGAGCTGCGTCTGGAGGGCGGTGCTCGGGCGCGGGTGCTGCGTGAGTTGGGGGGCCCGGCGCCCGCGGGGGGCAGCCCGGCGAAGCGCCGCAGACGCCGGCGCAGAGGGCCGTCCTCTTCACCGGAGCGGAGCGGCGGCAGGGCGCCAACGTCCCAAGCGGGTGGAGCGCCCGACGGTGATGGGCACGCGCCTGGACACGGGGCGGGACCGCGTTCCTGA
- a CDS encoding MFS transporter produces the protein MTLSTPLRVIPEPRAARAAVAALFFTNGAILANLLPRYPQLKADLGLSNAEYGLAVAAFPSGALVAGLAAGAIIRRFRSARVAVAGTMLTSLGILAAALAPSWAGLTAGLFVAGCMDAITDVAQNAHGLRVQRLYGRSILNTLHATWSVGAVVGGLMGGFAAGIELPRGIHLSLSALLFTAVSLTALRFTLPGPEPEDLAEPAPGPVDAPAPRRVPTRPIWLTITALVLVAGGGILVEDSGMTWAAVYLNGTLGAEAAVASFGFVALVGAQFVGRLLGDGLVDRFGQRAVARAGGATTALGMGMALLFPSIAGTIVGFAFAGFGVATLVPAAMHGADELPGLRPGTGLTVVSWLMRLGFLLSPPIVGHVADAFGLRVGLLVVPFAGTLVLLAAGVLSAVRAPEHRK, from the coding sequence ATGACACTCTCGACCCCGCTGCGGGTGATTCCCGAGCCCCGGGCGGCACGTGCCGCCGTCGCGGCGCTGTTCTTCACGAACGGCGCCATCCTGGCCAACCTGCTGCCTCGCTATCCCCAGCTCAAGGCGGACCTGGGCCTGAGCAACGCGGAGTATGGACTCGCCGTCGCGGCGTTCCCGTCCGGGGCGCTCGTCGCGGGGCTCGCCGCGGGTGCGATCATCCGCCGCTTCCGTTCGGCGCGCGTGGCGGTCGCCGGCACGATGCTCACCAGCCTGGGCATCCTGGCCGCGGCGCTCGCGCCGTCGTGGGCCGGGCTCACCGCCGGACTCTTCGTCGCGGGCTGCATGGACGCCATCACCGACGTGGCGCAGAACGCCCACGGGCTGCGCGTCCAGCGCCTCTACGGGCGGTCCATCCTCAACACGCTCCATGCGACGTGGAGCGTCGGAGCAGTGGTGGGTGGACTCATGGGCGGATTCGCCGCGGGAATCGAGCTGCCACGAGGCATCCACCTGAGCCTCTCCGCGCTGCTCTTCACCGCCGTCTCCCTCACCGCGCTGCGCTTCACCCTGCCAGGGCCGGAGCCCGAGGACCTCGCCGAGCCCGCGCCCGGACCCGTCGACGCCCCAGCCCCACGACGCGTGCCGACCCGGCCCATCTGGCTGACCATCACGGCGCTCGTCCTGGTCGCCGGCGGTGGCATCCTCGTCGAGGACTCCGGCATGACGTGGGCCGCCGTCTACCTGAACGGCACGCTGGGCGCCGAGGCCGCTGTCGCCTCCTTCGGCTTCGTCGCGTTGGTGGGTGCGCAGTTCGTCGGGCGGCTGCTCGGCGATGGACTCGTGGACAGGTTCGGCCAGCGCGCGGTCGCCAGGGCCGGAGGCGCCACCACCGCCCTGGGCATGGGCATGGCCCTGCTGTTTCCCTCCATCGCGGGCACCATCGTTGGCTTCGCCTTCGCGGGGTTCGGCGTGGCGACCTTGGTCCCCGCCGCCATGCACGGCGCCGATGAACTGCCCGGCCTTCGCCCGGGAACCGGCCTCACGGTGGTCAGTTGGTTGATGCGGCTCGGGTTCCTCCTGTCGCCACCCATCGTCGGGCATGTCGCCGACGCCTTCGGATTGCGCGTGGGATTGCTCGTGGTGCCCTTCGCGGGAACACTCGTGCTGCTGGCAGCGGGCGTGCTGTCGGCTGTTCGCGCACCTGAACACCGAAAGTAG
- a CDS encoding TetR/AcrR family transcriptional regulator gives MAPRRHDPDRRDRIIDATLQVIAEGGVAGTSHRRVAERAEVPLGSMTYHFASMDELLREAFTRFALRISERFAARIEAASDIEGLVEAVVHIVHDDLAAGQDELVLTLELYTLAARQPVFRQITHDWMRRSREALGRLVDARKTHEVDALIEGLFIHAHLDPVPRSRAATRAAVRRLLSL, from the coding sequence GTGGCTCCCCGCCGTCACGACCCCGACCGCCGCGACCGCATCATCGACGCCACGCTTCAGGTCATCGCCGAGGGCGGCGTCGCGGGCACCTCGCACCGGCGAGTCGCCGAGCGCGCCGAGGTGCCGCTGGGCTCGATGACCTACCACTTCGCCAGCATGGATGAGCTCCTGCGCGAGGCATTCACCCGCTTCGCGCTGCGCATCAGCGAGCGCTTCGCCGCGCGAATCGAGGCTGCGTCCGACATTGAAGGGCTGGTGGAAGCCGTCGTCCACATCGTGCACGACGACCTCGCGGCCGGGCAGGACGAGCTCGTGCTCACCCTGGAGCTCTACACGCTGGCCGCGCGTCAGCCCGTCTTCCGGCAAATCACCCACGACTGGATGCGCCGGAGCCGCGAGGCGCTCGGACGGCTCGTCGACGCGCGCAAGACGCACGAAGTCGACGCGCTGATTGAAGGGCTGTTCATCCACGCCCACCTCGACCCGGTGCCGCGCAGCCGCGCAGCCACTCGCGCCGCCGTACGCCGGCTCCTTTCCCTCTGA
- a CDS encoding bifunctional metallophosphatase/5'-nucleotidase: MQWKSENEVRRAARMSRRRRWLPVAWLVAGALSACGDNDDDTPPPPPPPPEQGAPLDLTILHINDHHSHLAAGSVSLNVANAAGATVAANVASAGFARVTTAMTELAAGKQNVLKLHAGDALTGTLYFNRAGEIGEADAAMMNTVCFDAFTLGNHEFDKGDTELKNFIDRLHAGTCKTPVISANVSFGAGSALHPSRAMGYVEPFTVVERSGQKIGLVGLTIAGKTKESSSPDADTTFEGEVPAAQRAIDALHAQGVNKIIVMSHIGYDLDRTIIPQLRGVDAVIGGDSHTLLGPASMEDFNVGTPAGAYAEPLRNGDGQIVCIGQAWQYSQVVGEMNIRFDADGVVTECNGTPHVLIGDQFSIGGTPVSAEDNAAMLASAASSGFLRVTQPNAAAAAVLAPFQERVEQYSQQVVSVAADELCNRRVPGARDRSRSSVSCNELGEADARGGDIQQLVAQAYLEVANVDYGGADITLQSAGGVRRPLQGPVTAADVIEVIPFGNLLFRLDITGAEVKSMIEDGLHATFREGGSTGPYPYTGGLRFDVNATLARGQRASNLEILDQATGEWSEVNPTATYRLFVLSFNATGGDGYDTLANVSAERRSDIGVLDADVFQTYVDRLTERDPETGLPVLRKVNASLYSTKSFVE; this comes from the coding sequence ATGCAGTGGAAGTCGGAGAATGAAGTGCGCCGCGCGGCCCGTATGTCCCGGCGTCGGCGGTGGCTCCCCGTGGCGTGGCTGGTGGCTGGCGCGCTGTCCGCGTGTGGCGACAACGATGATGACACGCCCCCCCCGCCGCCTCCCCCGCCCGAGCAGGGGGCGCCGCTGGATTTGACCATCCTGCACATCAATGACCACCACTCGCACCTGGCGGCCGGCAGCGTGTCGTTGAACGTGGCCAACGCCGCGGGCGCCACCGTGGCCGCCAACGTCGCCTCCGCGGGCTTCGCGCGTGTCACCACGGCGATGACGGAGCTCGCCGCCGGCAAGCAGAACGTCCTGAAGCTGCACGCGGGTGACGCCCTCACGGGCACGCTGTACTTCAACCGCGCGGGCGAGATTGGCGAAGCCGACGCGGCGATGATGAACACCGTGTGCTTCGACGCCTTCACGCTCGGCAACCACGAGTTCGACAAGGGCGACACCGAGCTGAAGAACTTCATCGACCGCCTCCACGCCGGGACGTGCAAGACGCCCGTCATCAGCGCCAACGTCTCCTTTGGCGCCGGCTCCGCGCTGCACCCCTCGAGGGCCATGGGGTACGTCGAGCCCTTCACCGTGGTGGAGCGCAGCGGCCAGAAGATTGGTCTCGTCGGTCTGACGATCGCCGGCAAGACGAAGGAGTCCTCCAGCCCCGACGCCGACACCACGTTCGAGGGTGAGGTGCCCGCCGCTCAGCGCGCCATCGACGCGCTGCACGCCCAGGGCGTGAACAAAATCATCGTGATGAGCCACATCGGCTACGACCTCGACCGCACCATCATTCCGCAGTTGCGCGGCGTGGACGCGGTCATCGGCGGCGATTCGCACACGCTGCTGGGGCCCGCCAGCATGGAGGACTTCAACGTGGGGACGCCCGCGGGCGCCTACGCCGAGCCGCTGCGCAACGGTGACGGCCAGATTGTCTGCATCGGACAGGCCTGGCAGTACTCGCAGGTGGTCGGCGAGATGAACATCCGCTTCGACGCCGACGGCGTGGTGACCGAGTGCAACGGCACGCCCCACGTGCTCATCGGCGACCAGTTCTCCATCGGCGGCACGCCGGTCTCCGCCGAGGACAACGCCGCGATGCTCGCGAGCGCCGCCTCCAGCGGCTTCCTCCGCGTGACGCAGCCCAACGCCGCCGCCGCCGCGGTGCTGGCGCCGTTCCAGGAGCGCGTCGAGCAGTACAGCCAGCAGGTCGTCTCCGTGGCCGCCGACGAGCTCTGCAACCGCCGGGTGCCGGGCGCGAGGGACCGCAGCCGCTCCAGCGTGAGCTGCAACGAACTGGGGGAGGCCGATGCCCGCGGAGGTGACATCCAGCAGTTGGTCGCCCAGGCCTACCTGGAGGTGGCGAACGTCGACTACGGCGGCGCCGACATCACGCTGCAAAGCGCGGGCGGTGTGCGCCGTCCTCTGCAGGGGCCGGTGACCGCGGCCGACGTCATCGAGGTGATTCCCTTCGGCAACCTGCTCTTCCGGCTGGACATCACCGGCGCCGAGGTGAAGTCCATGATCGAGGACGGCCTGCACGCGACCTTCCGCGAGGGGGGCTCCACGGGCCCGTATCCCTACACGGGCGGCCTGCGCTTCGATGTCAACGCGACCCTGGCGCGTGGGCAGCGCGCCAGCAATCTGGAGATCCTGGACCAGGCGACGGGCGAGTGGAGCGAGGTCAACCCCACGGCCACCTACCGCCTGTTCGTGCTCAGCTTCAACGCCACGGGCGGCGACGGCTACGACACGTTGGCCAACGTGTCGGCGGAGCGCCGCTCCGACATTGGCGTGCTCGACGCGGACGTCTTCCAGACGTACGTCGACCGCTTGACCGAGCGTGACCCCGAGACGGGCCTGCCCGTCCTCCGCAAGGTGAACGCCTCGCTGTACAGCACGAAGTCGTTCGTCGAGTAA
- a CDS encoding sulfite exporter TauE/SafE family protein: MPPLDSLIASPWWTALLTAAVFALAGTVKGVVGLGLPTIAMALLALLMSPAQAAALLIVPSLVTNVWQLRPWGTLGPMLRRLAPMQAGTCVGTLAGAWVLGAPVGAWATVSLGAALILYAAWGLSGARFKVGDRAEKSLGPCVGVATGVVTAATGVFVIPAVPYLQALGFDRDELLQAMGISFTVSTVALAAGLYLNARYSGAALGMSFVMLLPALAGMQAGQWLRQKLSPTVFRKCFMASLVLLGAHMVGRELLAG; encoded by the coding sequence ATGCCTCCTCTCGACAGCCTCATCGCGTCCCCCTGGTGGACCGCGCTCCTGACCGCCGCCGTCTTCGCTTTGGCGGGGACCGTCAAAGGCGTGGTGGGGCTGGGGCTGCCCACCATCGCCATGGCGCTCCTGGCGCTGCTGATGTCGCCGGCGCAGGCGGCCGCCCTGTTGATTGTCCCGTCGTTGGTGACGAACGTCTGGCAGCTCCGGCCCTGGGGCACGCTGGGGCCCATGCTGCGGCGACTGGCGCCGATGCAGGCGGGGACCTGCGTGGGCACGCTGGCGGGAGCGTGGGTGTTGGGCGCGCCGGTGGGCGCCTGGGCCACGGTGTCGCTGGGGGCGGCGCTGATTCTCTACGCGGCCTGGGGCCTCAGCGGAGCCCGGTTCAAGGTCGGGGACCGCGCCGAGAAGTCCTTGGGCCCGTGCGTCGGCGTGGCCACGGGCGTCGTCACCGCGGCCACGGGCGTCTTCGTCATCCCCGCGGTGCCCTACCTGCAAGCGCTGGGTTTCGACCGGGACGAGCTGCTCCAGGCCATGGGCATCTCGTTCACCGTGTCCACGGTGGCGCTGGCGGCGGGGCTCTATCTCAATGCCCGGTACTCGGGCGCCGCGCTGGGCATGTCCTTCGTGATGCTGCTGCCCGCGCTGGCCGGGATGCAGGCCGGGCAGTGGCTTCGCCAGAAACTTTCGCCGACGGTGTTCCGGAAGTGCTTCATGGCCAGTCTGGTGCTGCTCGGCGCGCACATGGTGGGCCGCGAATTGCTCGCGGGTTGA
- a CDS encoding NADP-dependent oxidoreductase, whose translation MKTSIPSQMKAAALDRFGGPEVLGMKTVTVPEVGAGEVLIKVETAGVGSWDSAEREGEMEAMKPGKSSFPYVLGTDGAGTVVAVGEGVTKCKAGDKVYASGFLNTKGGFYAEYAVVKEVNTAPVPKGLSAEQAGVLAADGITALQGLQDALKVRQGMTLLVYGASGGVGHLAVQLARRLGAKVIAVASGADGVELVTRLGAEKVVDGRGDANAVVKAIREFAPDGLDAALVLAGGEGSQKALEAVKKGGHIAFPNGVEPAPQRRDGVQLTAYNGESNADVLARLNKLIEAGPFHVEVSKVYRLDDAGKALEAVGKHHLGKLALRIH comes from the coding sequence ATGAAGACGTCCATTCCCTCGCAGATGAAGGCGGCCGCGCTGGACCGCTTCGGTGGTCCCGAGGTCCTCGGCATGAAGACGGTGACGGTGCCGGAGGTGGGCGCGGGCGAGGTGCTCATCAAGGTGGAGACGGCCGGGGTCGGCAGTTGGGACTCCGCCGAGCGCGAAGGCGAGATGGAGGCGATGAAGCCGGGCAAGTCGTCCTTCCCCTATGTGCTGGGAACGGACGGCGCGGGCACCGTGGTGGCCGTGGGAGAAGGCGTCACGAAGTGCAAGGCCGGTGACAAGGTCTATGCGTCAGGCTTCCTCAACACCAAGGGCGGCTTCTATGCCGAGTACGCCGTGGTGAAGGAGGTGAACACCGCGCCTGTCCCCAAGGGTCTGAGCGCGGAACAGGCGGGCGTGCTGGCCGCGGACGGCATCACGGCGCTTCAAGGGCTCCAGGACGCGCTCAAGGTCCGTCAGGGCATGACGTTGCTCGTCTACGGCGCGAGCGGCGGCGTGGGGCATCTGGCGGTGCAGCTCGCGCGGCGGCTGGGCGCGAAGGTCATCGCGGTGGCCTCGGGCGCGGATGGCGTGGAGTTGGTGACGCGGCTGGGCGCCGAGAAGGTCGTGGATGGCCGGGGTGATGCCAATGCCGTGGTGAAGGCCATCCGGGAGTTCGCGCCGGACGGCCTGGACGCGGCGCTGGTCCTCGCGGGCGGCGAAGGCTCGCAAAAGGCGCTGGAGGCCGTGAAGAAGGGTGGCCACATCGCCTTCCCCAACGGCGTCGAGCCGGCGCCGCAGCGGCGGGATGGCGTCCAACTGACGGCCTACAACGGTGAGTCGAACGCGGACGTGCTCGCGCGCCTCAACAAGCTCATCGAGGCCGGGCCCTTCCATGTCGAGGTGTCCAAGGTGTACCGCCTGGATGACGCGGGCAAGGCGCTGGAGGCGGTGGGCAAGCATCACCTCGGGAAGCTGGCGCTGCGCATCCACTGA
- a CDS encoding DNA alkylation repair protein codes for MPSQKTPGPRTPTASAKARAQEALAELERLATPAMKASLSRYGIPADSALGVAMRDIQALGRQLGRDHALTAALWETGVYEARMLCAYVGEPEKVTVAEMNRWCRDFDNWALCDTLCFSLWDKSPHAWERVGAWAGHRDEFVKRAAFALLASLASHDKAAKDEQFLEGLTLIERESTDSRNFVKKAANWALRVMGLKRSPGVRTAARTLAERLSASEDATARWNGKDALRAFTKADAKSAAKKAPPAAKAARTTKARTPSRAKPQARR; via the coding sequence ATGCCGTCCCAGAAGACGCCCGGCCCCAGGACGCCCACGGCGAGCGCCAAGGCACGGGCCCAGGAGGCCCTCGCGGAGCTCGAACGCCTCGCTACTCCCGCCATGAAGGCGAGCCTCTCCCGCTACGGGATTCCAGCGGACTCCGCGCTGGGCGTGGCGATGCGTGACATCCAGGCACTGGGTCGCCAGCTCGGCAGGGACCACGCGCTCACCGCCGCGCTGTGGGAAACCGGTGTTTATGAGGCACGGATGCTGTGCGCCTACGTCGGTGAGCCCGAGAAGGTCACCGTCGCCGAGATGAACCGCTGGTGCCGTGACTTCGACAACTGGGCCCTCTGCGACACGCTGTGCTTTTCGCTCTGGGACAAGAGTCCCCATGCGTGGGAGCGGGTCGGCGCCTGGGCCGGGCATCGCGATGAGTTCGTCAAGCGCGCGGCCTTCGCGCTGCTCGCATCGCTCGCCTCGCATGACAAGGCCGCGAAGGACGAGCAGTTCCTCGAAGGACTCACCCTCATCGAAAGGGAGTCCACCGATTCGCGCAACTTCGTGAAGAAGGCGGCGAACTGGGCCTTGCGCGTCATGGGCCTCAAACGCAGCCCCGGGGTGCGCACCGCCGCGAGGACGCTGGCGGAGAGGCTCAGCGCCAGTGAAGACGCCACCGCCCGGTGGAACGGCAAGGATGCGCTGCGCGCGTTCACCAAGGCGGACGCCAAGTCCGCGGCCAAGAAGGCTCCGCCCGCGGCCAAGGCCGCGCGCACGACGAAGGCCCGGACACCTTCGCGCGCCAAGCCCCAAGCGCGTCGCTGA
- a CDS encoding sulfurtransferase, with translation MTTQPLPLVVDGDWLQQRLGDPHLRILDATVHLKLPAGDGQYTLESGKESFAREHLPGAVFADLLHTFADADAKYPMTVPSSQQFAERMGALGVGDEHLVVVYDQLDVSRGPEFYQFWAPRLWWHLRLEGFTRVVVLDGGLGKWKREGRPTTSDLTTHPPAIFTARRRPELLALADQVQQAIDDPRQLLINVLDDDTFHGRRKTYARPGRIPSSEHVFFGFLIDPETGGYRSPEDVKPLFEKVGALKEGTKPITYCGGGIAATVAALQLARLGRDDVAVYDGSMTEWSQDPKRPLEVTP, from the coding sequence ATGACGACGCAGCCCCTTCCCCTCGTGGTGGATGGTGATTGGCTCCAGCAGCGCCTGGGCGACCCTCACCTCCGCATCCTCGACGCCACGGTCCACCTGAAGCTCCCCGCGGGAGACGGCCAGTACACACTGGAGTCCGGCAAGGAGAGCTTCGCGCGCGAGCACCTCCCCGGTGCCGTGTTCGCGGACCTGCTCCACACGTTCGCGGACGCGGACGCGAAGTACCCGATGACGGTCCCCAGCTCGCAGCAGTTCGCGGAGCGGATGGGCGCGCTGGGCGTGGGAGACGAGCACCTCGTCGTCGTCTACGATCAGCTCGACGTTTCGCGCGGGCCGGAGTTCTACCAGTTCTGGGCGCCGCGCCTCTGGTGGCACCTGCGGCTCGAAGGGTTCACCCGCGTCGTCGTGCTCGACGGCGGCCTGGGCAAGTGGAAGCGCGAGGGCCGGCCCACGACTTCGGACCTCACCACCCATCCGCCCGCCATCTTCACCGCGCGGCGGCGCCCGGAGCTGCTCGCCTTGGCCGACCAGGTGCAGCAGGCCATCGATGACCCGCGGCAGTTGCTCATCAACGTGCTCGACGACGACACGTTCCATGGCCGCCGGAAGACCTACGCGCGGCCCGGGCGCATCCCCTCCAGCGAGCACGTCTTCTTCGGCTTCCTCATCGACCCGGAGACGGGGGGCTACCGGAGCCCCGAGGACGTGAAGCCGCTCTTCGAGAAGGTCGGCGCGCTCAAGGAGGGGACGAAGCCCATCACCTACTGCGGCGGTGGCATCGCCGCGACGGTGGCGGCGCTCCAGCTCGCACGGCTCGGACGCGACGACGTCGCGGTCTACGACGGCTCCATGACGGAATGGTCGCAGGACCCGAAGCGGCCGCTCGAAGTCACGCCTTGA